The region tacatcagtaaaataaaccaaaagaaaagagtggaattcgcgaaagagtttgttacgaaagatactgatttttgggaaaagatcatgttttcagatgaaagtaagtttaatatttttaaatctgacggcagaatattagtatggcgaaaacccaacacagagatggacgaactgaatctgcaagccaccatgaaacatgggggtggtggtttaatggtgtggggatgtatggcatcatcgggtgtaggagaacttatattcattgatgagataatggataaatatgtatatttaaatatactcaagcaaaatcttttgaaaagtactcaaaaattaaacctccccagggatttctattttcagcaggatcgagatcctaaacatatggcgtatattgttcgtcagtggataatatataatactgcccacacattaaacacaccacctcaaagtcccgatatgaatcccattgagcacgtgtggaacgaattggaaaaaagaattaggaaacataatatcacaagcaagtctgaactgaagaaagttcttctgcaggaatggagcaatattgtacctgaattcactaaaaaattagtccactcgatgcccagaagattaaaggaagtccttaaaagaaaaggactgccaacaaaatattagaagtttattatgtaattagttataagcgtaaatattctactgtgccaatacttttgtccacccataaaatgttcaaaaaatatatttttgttattattttgcgtattattttatttatattgttgctcttgttatgtaataaactagaatagataataaataaatacgtcaaaaagttttttgtttaaatcaatttgtttagtagttataagcatttctatcataacaatcatgctgtgccaatacttttgtccagcactgtatgttACGTCAAGTAACACTCTCCTCCACCGGATCACATaccgcgggcaggctggcaaccaGAAGTCCGTACATTGTCGCGGCGCGCCTTCAATGTcgtgtttctaaccgtcgccaGCGGTCCGCTGGCGTTGTATAttaatacaatgtatcgacgagcgtatGGTTGCCGtctggccgcgagttccagagACTTCGATTGAGATCTGTTcaattttacgaagaaatcGGCCTACGTGTTCACTGGCCcgtgcggtggcgtgatcctagGGTGGTGGGGGTTGTCTCCCCGAAAGACAAAAGAATCGGTCCAAGACAGTCTTTTCTCCATCAAGCATTCTAACTAATAAATCGCATTCGAACAGTCAAACTCATCAGTCACATTCGAACAGTCAAATAAATCAGTCGCAGGCAAAAACGATCGCATACAATTCAGTCGTATTTTACAAGGTCTCGCTCGAACATTCTATCCGTAACTTCCGATACGATTAGAACCAATACTTTATGTACAAGTTGTAAGTGATaatctgatataaatatatatatatatatatattctactaTTGTAGAATAGAATtgcattcattgaaccaccccggttatcctaatcgaaacacggggagcgaccatttcgcggcgtcgatttgctgaatcgtagcgagaatttacgcctctcgctgacgcgttccctcaagaccgcgtctctccgcgaacggtcgtaacaaactataaatgtagaaaatcGAAAAGTGTTGCGAGAGAAACGTCGAATAGAATTGTTCCACATATGCCGATGTCCTGATTAACGAATGGCCTCTTGTATTCGATCGTTAGTGttattaacactttaccgTTCAACGGCATACGCACGATCGACCGGCAGCTCTGGCGCCGATTCTGTTTCGGTTTAGTCTCTCCAGTACCATTCTTTCCGTTCATCGCGAATggtaagtttttcaaattggtataaaactgtgGCAGCTTATAAAGCAACGCAACTCAGCAAAGTAccttagtactaaataacaaattaaagtGTTAAGTTACCTACAAAGATCCTCAGGTTTTTCATCAAAAATTACTCTTTTACTACTCTTCTTATATTCTTCTACCTCGTACCAACTTTTTAGAAACTATTCTTATTTCGTTTCGATACTCTCTCTCCCTCGttctgaaaaattgaaaaaggtATTTTAAATAGGCAAACGTATATCTAtggtttttaaaatatacaagagAAGCGAGGTGCCAAGCAATAATGCGCGTAGAAGTTACGGCAAGAAAGGAATTGCGTTGCTTTATTTCTCATTTAGTATTCATAAAACACCCGTTTACTAAGTCACAATCAAGGTAATAGACAATAAAAAGTACACGACGCACTTTTGATGAAAGAAGCgacgatatttgaaattcaaacgCAGCGTCCTGTAAATTACTTTACGTCGATACCGCAGTTGACAACGATAAGAGTCAGCATGAGCGGATTCGtacgaattttaaaatatgtagaatAGACGAACAGCTGTCTGTCGATCTGAATTGCCgcaaaatatcatttcattcTTGACACGTAGACATAGGCGGGTCTACCCAACTACCGATGACGTTGTCAATCAAATAACTGACTATTCTCCGTGCATTTGTCGTGGGCTTCATTTACGAATTAAGAATCTCAGTTTTTTTCATGTATTGTCCATATATGTGTCTATGGGAATGTGTATGCCATACGATAAGATAAACTGAGTAAAATTCCATTAATTAAACCACAGCCTCGTGGAAGAAATATCCTGGTATACGAGCCAGGACAACGAACAATAAAAGTGCCTTGCCGAGAATATATCCCATACTTTGATGAGaaaaaatcgaattaaaaGTATACGTAACTTATAACATAAAACAGAGAACTCGGAGTAACGGATTAATAACGATGATCTAATTCTTTACAGAATGATCATCCCTTCGACGTTTTTGTTAATGGTATCCGCCACATTCGCGATCGCCGAAGAGTCTATGTCGGAAAATGTTTTCTCTGACAAACGTGCCGTTATGGGATTTCAAGGAATGCGTgggaaaaagaattttgacTCTTTGGATCCGGAGGACTTTGGAATTTTGAAACGTGCGATCATGGGCTTCCAGGTAAAGcatctaaaattatttatgaaatggttgttatttgtataatattatattattctttttgcATTATCGTTATTCCTCcgagaattattattattattattttaccacTCGATAGAAATCTTATATACTTGCAGCAATTACCTATTCGTTTAGCGTGCACGTGTTTCAGGAATTTATTGACATTGTGCATAATACGTGGTTGCGTGTGTACAGGGAATGCGTGGAAAGAGAAACCCGATAATCGCTGACGTTGAAAATCAACTTTTTCCCGAGGAGACTAATAAGCGTGCGCCAATGGGTTTTCAAGGCATGAGAGGCAAGAAAGCTTCGTTAGATGACGAATATTACAAACGTGCACCGATGGGATTTCAGGGAATGAGAGGCAAGAAATCTCTCGATGAGGTAGGCAAACAGTGAACCTAGAATTTTCGAAgatcatttgaaaaatatgacgcgaggaaaagaaatattactttttactCGTTTCCATCGACTTATTTATCCTtcgttctttttccctttttacgCCTGTAACTTCTTTCAATAGTACTTaacaaatggaaaagaaacaaattcaatGCGCTCTTTAAATTACGCTCTCGGAAAACGATAGAATTTACAACAatgaaacttaaaaatttacGCCACCATTGCATACGTTGCATAGCTACTTCGGTACTGCTACTTCGGTACTTTCGCTACTGCGAAAGAAATGAAAGcgttcaaagaaataaaagaataagaatGATCTTTGTTTCCTTGTCCGAATATTATGACGATACCTATATACGTTTCCTATACGCGCAGATCTTagatgaaattgaaaagacTACCACGAGATTCCAAGATCCAAGAAGCAAGGATATGTACGTGATCGATTATCCAGAAGATTATGGAAAGAGAATATTGTCGATGGAAGGATAtccaaatattttcgataagGAAGGTGAATTCTTGTGGGAGAAGAGAGCTCCAATGGGATTCCACGGGATGAGAggcaaaaaattaattcttgaCCCATGGCAAGATCTTGATAAACAAGACGTTATGGGGTTTGAGGTTAGtaatgtatgtaaaatatttcccaaTGCCTTGTGCGCGatataaacgaaagaaattgcgCTGTATATGAGCACTGTGCACATTATGTATTCGTATTAAATAGTGCAAATGTTAAAAGATATAGGGAAACTTTGCAGGGGCTGCAACATAGGAAGGATACGCTCGACGATTATTTAGATTATTCGATGAATCCGTCAGATTACGAGAAAAGGGCTGCGGATTTTCAAGATATAAAAAGCGGTAGGGATTCGTTTAAAAGAGCTCGCATGGGTTTTCATGGAATGAGAGGTAAAAGGAACGTTGGGGAGATTTACGAATCTAATTCGAGCCCTACGCAAACGACGATCGGTTATCAaggtatttatataaattatataacgttgaaaaagattacgatcaaataaaatacgaattgTGGTACTTCAAACAGGCTTAAGCAACCGGGCAAACAATCTCGCTGTGTACGAAATTGAAAAGCGATCACCCTTCAGATATCTTGGAGTCAGAGGAAAGAAGAATCCACGATGGGAATTCCGAGGAAAATTCGTAGGGGTGAGAGGCAAAAAAGCGTCGTCTTTGCAATCTGTCTATTAATGTATTTCAGTAAAGAAACATCGAAAGGAGTATGAATGATTCGTGAATGTTATTAGGTAACTTGACGAACTTATTATAATTGTAGGTAATATTGCGAATAAAGTTTTACTTTTTATCGATGTTTCTTGTTTCAGGTAATTAGCAGTAATATCACTGGTTTTGTTGATGGCAACAGTGGCAACACAACTACAATAATCACTGTGTAATgctagtttttttttttttaacgtgtaTTAGATTGTACCGC is a window of Bombus pascuorum chromosome 14, iyBomPasc1.1, whole genome shotgun sequence DNA encoding:
- the LOC132914175 gene encoding tachykinins gives rise to the protein MIIPSTFLLMVSATFAIAEESMSENVFSDKRAVMGFQGMRGKKNFDSLDPEDFGILKRAIMGFQGMRGKRNPIIADVENQLFPEETNKRAPMGFQGMRGKKASLDDEYYKRAPMGFQGMRGKKSLDEILDEIEKTTTRFQDPRSKDMYVIDYPEDYGKRILSMEGYPNIFDKEGEFLWEKRAPMGFHGMRGKKLILDPWQDLDKQDVMGFEGLQHRKDTLDDYLDYSMNPSDYEKRAADFQDIKSGRDSFKRARMGFHGMRGKRNVGEIYESNSSPTQTTIGYQGLSNRANNLAVYEIEKRSPFRYLGVRGKKNPRWEFRGKFVGVRGKKASSLQSVY